From Candidatus Ancaeobacter aquaticus:
TGGTTTGATAGATGAATTAAAAGAGGTTGACGAGAATATTGATTTTTCGTCATCTCTTATACAGGATGAGGTGCTGGGTCTCAGGATGATACCGGTTTCTTATCTGTTTAATACATTTCCCAGAGCAATGCGGGATTTGGCGCATGAGAAGAGAAAGGATATTGATTTTGAGATAAAAGGTGAAGATACGCATTTAGATAAGAGTATTATTGACCAGATGAAAGATCCTATAATGCATCTATTGAGAAACGCCCTTGATCACGGTATCGAGGAGCCGGCGGAACGCTCAAAAAAGAATAAAACCGAAAACGGTAAGATTACTTTAAATGCTTTTCAAAAAGGTTCGCAGGTTATAATTGAAGTATCGGATGATGGCACCGGGATAGATATTAATAAGGTGAAGGAAAAGGCCATTAATGGAGGATTAATTACAAAGGAAAGGATCGTGGGGGTGACAGATGAGCAAGTCATTCAATTCCTGTTTATGCCCGGTTTCAGTACCAGTGAAAAAGTGACAGAAGTATCCGGTCGAGGGGTAGGGCTGGACATTGTGCGGGATAGGATCGCAAAATTAAAGGGGATGATAGAGGTTGTTTCAGGGAATGATACCGGTACAAAATTTATTATGAAATTACCGCTCACTCTGGCAATAACGGGCAGTCTTTTTGTCTCATCGGGAAGCGAGGTATTTGCTATTCCTATAGACACTATTGTGGAAACGATCAGGGTAAATCCTCAGGAGATAAAAACCATAGAGACAAAAGAGGCGGTAACGGTAAGAGGCCATATAATGCCGTTGATACGGCTTGGCGATCTGTTCGGCTTTTCAGCCAGAGGCATAACAGAGAAAAGGTTCTTTTCGGTTGTTGTAGTGCAGTCTGTTGAGAAGAAGATAGGGCTATTGGTTGACGAGCTTCTTGGACGCCAGGAAATAGTATGCAAACCGCTTGGCCATCCTCTTAGAAAAACAAAAAATATTGCCGGTGCAACAATTCTCGGTGACGGCAGGGTAATTCTGGTATTGGACATACCTTTTATTATAGAGTCCGCGGAAGGCTGTGTTGTAAGACTACCTGTTGTGAAACCGGCTCGTACGAAAGCAAAGAAAGAGAGAAAGACTATCCTTCTTGCCGAAGATGTTTTAAGTACGGCAATGCTGGAGAAAAATATCCTGGAATCAGCGGGTTTTACCGTTGTAATAGCCCGTGACGGACAAGAGGCGTTAATAAAAGCTGGCCAGGAAAAATTCAATCTTGTTATTACAGATGTTTTAATGCCTAAGATGGATGGTTTTGAATTAACGGCGAAACTAAAAAAAGATAAATTGTATAAGGACGTACCGGTTATAATTGTTACCACCAGAGATAGCGATGCCGATAAAAAACGGGGCATGGAAGCGGGCGCGGACGCATACATATTGAAAAGTGATTTTACATCTGAAGGGTTATTGGAAGTGATAGAAAGGTTAATATAGCGTTTTACTAGCGTTTAGCGGGTAGCGTATAGCGAATAGTAAAAGAATATAAAATGCATTTTCTATCCGCTAAACGCTATATTGCTATACGCTAGTAAAAATCGCTAGTAAAAATCGAGGATAGGGTATGAGGACAAAATCGTTTAAAGATCTTATAGTGTGGCAAAGGTCGTATGAGCTGGTGTTGAATATATATAAAATTACCAACAGTTTTCCAAAATGTGAAACATATGGATTGGCACAGCAGATGCGGCGGTGTTCCGTATCTATTCCTTCTAACATAGCCGAAGGTTATGGAAGGAATCACGATAAAGAATATAAGCAGTTTTTGTCTGTTGCCTATGGTTCATTATGTGAGCTGGAGACACAATATTTATTATCGTTCGATTTAAAATATTCACAGAAAAGTGATAATATAGAAAGTTTAATGAAAGAAGTCGGAGGAATGCTTTATTGTATGATAAAAAAAATAGCACATAGCAATCGAGTAATATAGCGGTTAGCACATAGCGAATAGGATGGAATATTAATAATATCTTTTACTATCCGCTAAACGCTACCCGCTATCCGCTAGTATGAACGCTAAACGCTATTTAAAAGGGGAGGGGGAAGATAATGGCAAAAAAAGTACTTGTTATAGAAGATAGTCCTACGGAAGCGGCGATCGTAAAAGACCTTCTTGTGGGAGAGGGGCTGGAAGCTGATATTTCCCAGAATGGTGAAGAGGGCCTGAAAAAGGCCCGGCAGATGAAACCTGATCTGATTATGCTGGATATAAATTTACCTGGCATGAATGGATATGATGTTTGTAAAAAGCTAAGAGAAGACAGCAGAGTAGGAGATCCAATAATTATAATGCTTTCAATTAGGAGTAAAATGGATGATATCAATAAGGCCTTTAATGCGGGAGCGAATGATTACATTATAAAACCGCCTATGCCTGAATTCATAGTAAAGAAAGTAAAATTATACCTGGGAATAAAATGAATTATAGCGTATAGCAATATAGCAATATAGCGTATAGCGTTTAGCACATAGCGTATAGTAAAAGAATAAAAATACATTTTCTATCCGCTAAACGCTATGTGCTATACGCTAGTAAAATGCTATCCGCTAATAAAACACTGAGGTAAATATGAAAAATAAGATCAATGTCCTTGTCGTAGACGATTCTCCGTTAATGAGAGATATACTTATATCTATCTTGAATAGCGATTCTTCGATAGAGGTCGTCGGTACGGCTTGCAATGGCATGGAGGCGGTAAAAAAAGCAATCGCGCTAAAGCCTCATGTTATT
This genomic window contains:
- a CDS encoding hybrid sensor histidine kinase/response regulator, with the translated sequence MGFDKSKYIEQFKAETKEHIQKLNQGVLDLEKDPENPELLDLLMREAHTVKGAATMMGYRRIVEIAHTIEDGFEKAAKQKSGIEKDCFNLLFECLDAMDVLLEDKVVWEEKGIDRPYLEGLCEKLDDLLSGKIARVPSRPQVKRGAKDGVKKKKKKSLSLTGTAESGRQAAEEVVAPTEVEESIRIDTGKLDTLMNLSGELLVSRIRLHELVLDMIEKKESQEGIDERLSGLIDELKEVDENIDFSSSLIQDEVLGLRMIPVSYLFNTFPRAMRDLAHEKRKDIDFEIKGEDTHLDKSIIDQMKDPIMHLLRNALDHGIEEPAERSKKNKTENGKITLNAFQKGSQVIIEVSDDGTGIDINKVKEKAINGGLITKERIVGVTDEQVIQFLFMPGFSTSEKVTEVSGRGVGLDIVRDRIAKLKGMIEVVSGNDTGTKFIMKLPLTLAITGSLFVSSGSEVFAIPIDTIVETIRVNPQEIKTIETKEAVTVRGHIMPLIRLGDLFGFSARGITEKRFFSVVVVQSVEKKIGLLVDELLGRQEIVCKPLGHPLRKTKNIAGATILGDGRVILVLDIPFIIESAEGCVVRLPVVKPARTKAKKERKTILLAEDVLSTAMLEKNILESAGFTVVIARDGQEALIKAGQEKFNLVITDVLMPKMDGFELTAKLKKDKLYKDVPVIIVTTRDSDADKKRGMEAGADAYILKSDFTSEGLLEVIERLI
- a CDS encoding four helix bundle protein, with protein sequence MRTKSFKDLIVWQRSYELVLNIYKITNSFPKCETYGLAQQMRRCSVSIPSNIAEGYGRNHDKEYKQFLSVAYGSLCELETQYLLSFDLKYSQKSDNIESLMKEVGGMLYCMIKKIAHSNRVI
- a CDS encoding response regulator gives rise to the protein MAKKVLVIEDSPTEAAIVKDLLVGEGLEADISQNGEEGLKKARQMKPDLIMLDINLPGMNGYDVCKKLREDSRVGDPIIIMLSIRSKMDDINKAFNAGANDYIIKPPMPEFIVKKVKLYLGIK